Part of the Streptomyces sp. NBC_01353 genome, GCGCCCACGGACTGGAGGAGCTCCATGGCGTCCTCCTCGTCCAGCTCGGCGAGGTCCTGCTCCAGCTTGGCGTTGAGGAAGATCGCCTCCGCCGGGGCGACCAGCGCGCGCTGCTCGTCCTTGAAGGAGTCGTCGGTCAGCTCGTCCTCGTCGACGTTGAAGACGTACAGGAACGGCTTCGTGGTGAGGAGGTGCAGGTCGTGCAGGAGCTCGGCCTTGTCCGAGCCCTGGAGGATGCCCTGCGAGAAGAGCGTGTCGCCCCGCTCCAGGATCTCCTTCGCCGCCTCGACCGCCGCGACCTTCGGGGCCACGTCCTTCTTGATACGGGCTTCCTTCGCCAGCCGCGGCAGGACCTTCTCGATGGTCTGCAGGTCGGCGAGGATCAGCTCGGTGTTGATCGTCTCGATGTCGTCCTTCGGCGAGACCTTGCCGTCGACGTGCACGACGTTCTCGTCCTTGAAGGCGCGGATGACCTGGCAGATCGCGTCCGACTCGCGGATGTTCGCCAGGAACTTGTTGCCCAGGCCCTCACCCTCGCTCGCGCCGCGGACGATGCCCGCGATGTCCACGAAGTCGACCGTCGCCGGCAGGATCCGCTGCGAGCCGAAGATCTCCGCCAGCTTCGTCAGACGAGCGTCGGGAACACCGACGACGCCGACGTTCGGCTCGATCGTGGCGAACGGGTAGTTGGCCGCCAGGACGTCGTTCTTGGTCAGGGCGTTGAACAGGGTCGACTTGCCGACATTCGGCAGACCGACGATTCCGATCGTGAGCGACACGGTGGCGACTTCCTGGAGTACGGATGGGGGTGCGGTGGTGGGCCGATCCCCCAGTTTACGGGGGGTCCGAACCGGCCTGTGACGCCGACCTTCGGCCGATCTCGACGGCAACGTCACCCAAAGGGCGTGTCCTGTACCGTCCCTGCGCCCCTTCCCGACCTACGTTGGTGTAGTGGAGCAGCAACGGACAAGTCAGCCTCAAGGCCGCCGACGGCCCCAAACGCCTCTCACGCCGCCCGGCGCGCTCGTGGAGGGCGCCGCCGTCTACCGCGTCGCCGCCCGTCCGGGCGGCCCGGGCAGCGGCCGGGTCGAGCGGGCCGTGCCCGTACGCCGGCCCGTGCCGCCCGTCGTCCTCGCGCTGCGGCGGCTGCCCAACCCGCGGCTGACCGGCCTCGGCGCCGGGCTCTTCGCCTCCGCCACCATGCTGGTGCTCGGCCTGCTCGACCAGCTGCTCCTCGACGGCTCCCCGCTCGCCTACGGCCTGCTGTTCCTGCCGGTCAGCGCCCTGACCGCGCTCTGGGTCCGCACCGCCGACCTCGTCACCGCACCGATCAGCGTGCCCATCGCCTTCGCGGTCGGTGTCGTGCCGATCGCGGGCGGCACCGGGGGCTTCGGCGGGCAGGCGATGGCCGTCGTCACGGCCCTCGCCGTGCAGGCCGGGTGGCTGTACGGCGGCACCCTCGTCGCCGGTCTGATCACCTGCGTCCGGAAGGTGCGGCACATGGCCCGCCGCCAGCGCCTCGCGGCCCGCGCGCCCCAGCGGGTCCGCCGCCCGTAGGTCGCGGAGTCCCCGCAGGGGCCAGGCGACGCTCCGCCGCCCCGAGAGTCCCTGCACTGCCCGACCGCGCTCAGCCGCCCGTAGGTCGGAGAGACCCGCAGGCCGCCGCCGCCCCCGCCCCCCAGACGCCCCACGCGCCGAAGCCCCTACCGCGCCCGCGCCGCCATCGCCGCGCCCACGATCCCCGCGTTGTTCTGCAGCTCCGCCGGCACGATCTCCGCCCTGATGCCCTCGATCAGCGGCAGGAACTTGTCCGCCTTCCGGCTCACTCCCCCGCCGATGATGAACAGCTCCGGCGAGAACAGCATCTCCACATGGGCCAGGTACTTCTGCACCCGCCGCGTCGCCCAGTGCTCCCAGCTGAGGTCCTCGTCCTCCTTGGCCTTCGTCGACGCCCGCTTCTCCGCGTCGTGGCCCTTCAGCTCCAGATGGCCCAGCTCCGTGTTCGGCACGAGCCGGCCGTCCACGAAGAGCGCCGAGCCGATGCCCGTACCGAGCGTCAGCAGGATCACCGTGCCCTTGCGTCCCCGGCCCGCGCCGAAGGTGATCTCGGCGATACCGGCCGCGTCCGCGTCGTTCAGGATCGTCACCGGGAGCCCGCCCAGGCGTTCGCCGAGCAGTCTGCCCGCGTCGACGTCGATCCAGGACTTGTCGACGTTCGCGGCGGTACGGATCGTGGAGCCCGTCACGACACCCGGGAAGGTCACCCCGACCGGGCCGGACCAGCCGAAGTTCTCGACGACCTCGACGACACATCCCGCCACACCTTCGGGTGTGGCGGGATGCGGGGTCAGTACCTTGTGGCGGGGCTCGGCCAGCTCCCCGCGCTCCAGGTCCACCGGAGCGCCCTTGATGCCCGAGCCGCCGATGTCCACTCCGAAAACGTTCATGGACCCCACGGTAAGGGCTGTGGCCGGGAGTTACTCCTTGAACGCCAACCCTCGGAGGCGTGTGTCCTACTCCTGTACGAGCTTCGCAGCCTCGGCGCGCAGGTCCTTGTTCCGGAGCTCCTTCGGGAGCGAGAAGGTCAGCGACTCGTCGGCCGTCTTGACGATCTCCACGTCCGCGTAGCCACGCTCGGTGAGCCAGGCCAGGACCTCCTGGACGAGGACGTCCGGGACGGAGGCGCCCGACGACAGGCCGACCGAGGTGACGCCCTCCAGCCAGGCCTCGTCGATCTCGCTCGCGAAGTCGACCAGGTACGCGGCCGGCACGCCGGCCTGCTTGGCGACCTCGACCATGCGGATCGAGTTCGAGGAGTTCTTCGAGCCGACGACGATCACCAGCTCGGCCTGGCCGGCGAGCTCCTTGATGGCCAGCTGCCGGTTCTGCGTGGCGTAGCAGATGTCGTCGGACGGCGGGGAGATCAGCTGCGGGAACTTCTCCTTCAGCGCGTCCACCGTCTCCATCGTCTCGTCGACCGAGAGCGTGGTCTGGGAGAGCCAGACGACCCTCGACGGGTCGCGGACCTCGACCTTGGCCACGTCGCCGGGGCCGTCGACGAGCTGGATGTGGTCGGGGGCCTCGCCGGAGGTGCCGATGACCTCCTCGTGGCCCTCGTGGCCGATCAGGAGGATGTCGAAGTCCTCGTTGGCGAACCGGACCGCCTCCTTGTGCACCTTCGTGACCAGCGGGCAGGTCGCGTCGATGGTCTTCAGACGACCCTCGCGGGCCTCCTCGTGCACGGTCGGGGCCACGCCGTGCGCGGAGAACATCACGATGTTGCCCGCCGGCACCTCGGTCGCCTGGTCGACGAAGATGGCGCCCTTCCGCTCCAGGGTCTGGACGACGTACTTGTTGTGCACGATCTCGTGGCGTACGTAGATCGGCGCACCGTACTGCTCCAGGGCCTTCTCCACGGCGATCACGGCACGGTCCACGCCCGCGCAGTAGCCGCGGGGAGCGGCGAGCAGGACACGCTTCGGGCGGTTCGTCGTGGTCGCGGTCTCGGGCGTCGACGCGGGCGTAGCAGTCATGCGTCCCATCGTAAGGCCGCGTGATAGCACGGCCGGCTACGGCCGCGTCGGTGCGGCGACTGATCCAGACCGTGGCCGAGACTTGGGCGCATGGCCGAGGAAGCACAGGTGGCAGCGCACACCGGACTGCGGCGGACCCTCGGGTTCCGCGACCTTGTCGTCTACGGGCTGCTCTTCATCGCGCCCATGGCCCCCGTCGGCGTCTTCGGCACCCTCGACGCCAAATCGCACGGCTCGGTGGCGCTCGTCTACGTCGTCGCCACCGTCGCGATGGCGTTCACCGCTTTCAGCTACGCGCAGATGGTGCGGGTCGTCCCGCTCGCGGGCTCCGTCTTCGCCTACGCCCGCAAAGCCCTGGGCGAGGGGCCGGGGTTCGTCGCCGGGTGGATGGCGATGCTCGACTACATGCTGATCCCGGCCGTGGCCTACCTCTTCGCGGGCATCGCGATGGAGGCTCTGGTCCCGGAGGTGGACCGGTGGGTGTGGACCGCGATCGCGGTGGTCGTCACGACGCTGCTCAACCTCTGGGGGGTACGGGCGGCTGCCCGGGTCGGCTTCGCGGTGCTCGCCATGGAGATCGTGGTGCTGCTGATCTTCGTGGTGTCGTCGGTGGTCGTCCTCGTCCAGGACGGGGCGCGGCGCGACTGGTGGTCACCGCTGGGCGGGGACGGGACGTTCTCGACGGCGGCCGTGGTGGGCGCGGTGTCGGTCGCCGTGCTCTCGTACCTCGGCTTCGACGCGATCGCCTCGTTCGCGGAGGAGGTCACCGGAGGGTCGGAGAAGGTGGCGCGGGCGGTGCTGTTCTGCCTGGCGCTGGCGGGCGTGCTCTTCGTGGCCCAGACGTACCTGGTGGCGCTGCTGGAACCGCTCTCCTCGGCGGAGCTGGCGGCGGATCCCTCGAAGCAGGGCTCGGCGTTCTACGACGCGGTGGACGTGTCCGTGGGGACGTGGCTGCACGACCTGGTGGCGGTGTCGAAGGCGATCGGGGCGGCGTTCGCGGCGCTCGCCGGGCAGGCGGCGGCCGCCCGGCTGCTCTTCGCGATGGGCCGGGAGCGGCGGCTGCCGCGGCTGCTCGGCCGTACGGATTCGGGGGTGCCGCGGGTGGCTCTGCTGCTCGCCGCGGCCGTGACGATGGTGGCGGCGGTGTGGGCGGCGCAGCGGGACGACGGTCTCGACCACCTGGTGTCGGTGGTCGACGTCGGGGCCCTGACGGCCTTCGTGCTGCTGCACGCGAGCGTGGTGGGGTGGTTCGCGGTACGCCGCATGGAGGGGCCGCCGCACTGGCTGCGGCACGTGGTGATGCCGGTGGTGGGGGCGGCGATCCTGATCGCGGTGATCGTGGAGGCGTCGGTGTCGGCGCAGCTGGTGGGCGTGATCTGGCTGGGCGTGGGCCTGGTGGTGCTCGCGGTGCAGGGGACGACGCGGGTGCCGTGACCCCCGGGGTTGTGGGCATCTGTTCCGCCGGGGCTGGGGGTCCCCCCGGACGGAGTCTGGGGGAGGGTGGGCGCAACGGAGTGTCCGTGTCCGCCGCTAGTCTCGGCCGCATGGGTCTCAATACGTCCGCCGAAGCGCCGCTGCCCGTCGGGGAGGTCTCCCGGCTGATCGGGGGGTGGATCGACCGGCTCGGTGCCGTGTGGGTCGAGGGGCAGATCACGCAGTTGTCCCGGCGGCCAGGGGCCGGGGTCGTCTTCCTGACGCTGCGGGATCCCTCGTACGACATCTCCATCGGCGTGACCTGCTACCGCCAGGTCTTCGACGCCGTCGCCGACGTCGTCTCCGAGGGCGCCCGGGTCGTCGTGCACGCGAAGCCCGAGTGGTACGCGCCGCGCGGGCAGCTGTCCCTGCGGGCCGTGGAGATCAAGCCGGTCGGCATCGGGGAGCTGCTGGCCCGACTGGAGCAGCTGAAGCGGAGCCTGGGCGCCGAGGGGCTCTTCGCGCTCGACCGCAAGAAGCCCTTGCCGTTCCTCCCCCAGCTCGTCGGCCTCGTCGTCGGCCGCGCCTCCGCCGCCGAGCGGGACGTCCTGGAGAACGCGCGGCGCCGCTGGCCCGCCGTCCGCTTCGAGGTCCGTAACGTCGCCGTGCAGGGCGTGAAGGCCGTGCCCCAGGTCGTCCAGGCGGTGAAGGAGCTCGACGCGCACGACGGGGTGGACGTGATCATCGTGGCGCGGGGCGGCGGCAGCGTGGAGGACCTGCTTCCGTTCTCGGACGAGCAGCTGATCCGGGCGGTCGCCGACTGCCGTACACCGGTGGTCTCCGCGATCGGCCACGAGCCGGACTCGCCGCTGCTCGACCTCGTCGCCGACCTGCGCGCCTCCACGCCGACCGACGCCGCCAAGAAGGTCGTACCGGACGTCGGCGAGGAGCTGGACCGGGTGCAGGGCCTGCGGGACCGGGCGCTGCGGACCGTACGGGGGCTGCTCGACCGGGAGGAGCGCGGACTCGCGCACGCGCTGGCGCGGCCGGTCATGGAGCATCCGCAGCGGATGGTGGAGCTGCGCGAGGACGAGCTCGACGCGCTGCTCGCCCGCAGCCGCCGGACGCTCGGGCATCTGCTCGACCGGGCCGACTCGGAACTGTCGCACACCCGGGCGCGGGTCCGGGCCCTGTCGCCCGCCGCGACGATGGAGCGGGGGTACGCCGTGCTCCAGCGGGCGGACGGATCGGTCGTGCGCTCCCCGGAGGAGGTCGCGGTGGACGAGGAGCTGCGGGCGAGGGTCGCGGCGGGCGAGTTCGCGGTGCGGCGCGTTGTCGGACCGGACGCATAGGGTGGTTTCCATGGCAGCCACCACGGAAGAGGCGCTCGGTTACGAGCAGGCACGCGACGAGCTGATCGAGGTCGTTCGGCGTCTGGAGACGGGCGGAACGACCCTGGAGGAGGCGCTCGCGCTCTGGGAGCGTGGAGAGGAATTGGCCAAGGTCTGCCGGCGTTGGCTGGAAGGCGCTCGCGCACGGCTCGACGCCGCGATCTCCTCTTCCGAGGGCGACGAGGCCAAGGACGCCGCCGAGTAGCGGCTCCCGAAGCCGAGGCTTCGGAAGCCCGCAGCCTCGGAAATCCGGCGGCTCCGGAGACCCGACGATGTGAAGCGGATCACTATCCGAATAGATTAGTTGAAAGTTAACCAATCAGCGTCGTACGGTGAGGTCATCGCAAGACCCCCAGCAGTTCGGAAGGTACGCAGCATGACCCTCGCCCTTGACTCCGCCGCCCAGGACCTCCTTTTCCGTGAGGCCCGTACCGCCAACACCTTCACCGACGAGCCGGTGACCGACGAGCAGGTCCAGGCGATCTACGACCTGGTCAAGTTCGGGCCGACCGCGTTCAACCAGTCGCCGCTGCGTATCACCCTGGTCCGCTCCCCCGAGGCCCGCGAGCGCCTCGTGAAGCACATGGCCGAGGGCAACCAGCCGAAGACCGCCGCCGCCCCGCTGGTCGCGATCCTCTCCGCCGACAACGAGTTCCACGAGGAGCTCCCGGCCCTGTTCCCGCACTT contains:
- the ychF gene encoding redox-regulated ATPase YchF — translated: MSLTIGIVGLPNVGKSTLFNALTKNDVLAANYPFATIEPNVGVVGVPDARLTKLAEIFGSQRILPATVDFVDIAGIVRGASEGEGLGNKFLANIRESDAICQVIRAFKDENVVHVDGKVSPKDDIETINTELILADLQTIEKVLPRLAKEARIKKDVAPKVAAVEAAKEILERGDTLFSQGILQGSDKAELLHDLHLLTTKPFLYVFNVDEDELTDDSFKDEQRALVAPAEAIFLNAKLEQDLAELDEEDAMELLQSVGAEEPGLAILARVGFDTLGLQTYLTAGPKESRAWTIKKGATAPEAAGVIHTDFQKGFIKAEVISFADLVETGSVADARSAGKARMEGKEYVMQDGDVVEFRFNV
- a CDS encoding DUF6542 domain-containing protein, which encodes MPVRRPVPPVVLALRRLPNPRLTGLGAGLFASATMLVLGLLDQLLLDGSPLAYGLLFLPVSALTALWVRTADLVTAPISVPIAFAVGVVPIAGGTGGFGGQAMAVVTALAVQAGWLYGGTLVAGLITCVRKVRHMARRQRLAARAPQRVRRP
- a CDS encoding ROK family protein → MNVFGVDIGGSGIKGAPVDLERGELAEPRHKVLTPHPATPEGVAGCVVEVVENFGWSGPVGVTFPGVVTGSTIRTAANVDKSWIDVDAGRLLGERLGGLPVTILNDADAAGIAEITFGAGRGRKGTVILLTLGTGIGSALFVDGRLVPNTELGHLELKGHDAEKRASTKAKEDEDLSWEHWATRRVQKYLAHVEMLFSPELFIIGGGVSRKADKFLPLIEGIRAEIVPAELQNNAGIVGAAMAARAR
- a CDS encoding 4-hydroxy-3-methylbut-2-enyl diphosphate reductase; translation: MTATPASTPETATTTNRPKRVLLAAPRGYCAGVDRAVIAVEKALEQYGAPIYVRHEIVHNKYVVQTLERKGAIFVDQATEVPAGNIVMFSAHGVAPTVHEEAREGRLKTIDATCPLVTKVHKEAVRFANEDFDILLIGHEGHEEVIGTSGEAPDHIQLVDGPGDVAKVEVRDPSRVVWLSQTTLSVDETMETVDALKEKFPQLISPPSDDICYATQNRQLAIKELAGQAELVIVVGSKNSSNSIRMVEVAKQAGVPAAYLVDFASEIDEAWLEGVTSVGLSSGASVPDVLVQEVLAWLTERGYADVEIVKTADESLTFSLPKELRNKDLRAEAAKLVQE
- a CDS encoding APC family permease, translating into MAEEAQVAAHTGLRRTLGFRDLVVYGLLFIAPMAPVGVFGTLDAKSHGSVALVYVVATVAMAFTAFSYAQMVRVVPLAGSVFAYARKALGEGPGFVAGWMAMLDYMLIPAVAYLFAGIAMEALVPEVDRWVWTAIAVVVTTLLNLWGVRAAARVGFAVLAMEIVVLLIFVVSSVVVLVQDGARRDWWSPLGGDGTFSTAAVVGAVSVAVLSYLGFDAIASFAEEVTGGSEKVARAVLFCLALAGVLFVAQTYLVALLEPLSSAELAADPSKQGSAFYDAVDVSVGTWLHDLVAVSKAIGAAFAALAGQAAAARLLFAMGRERRLPRLLGRTDSGVPRVALLLAAAVTMVAAVWAAQRDDGLDHLVSVVDVGALTAFVLLHASVVGWFAVRRMEGPPHWLRHVVMPVVGAAILIAVIVEASVSAQLVGVIWLGVGLVVLAVQGTTRVP
- the xseA gene encoding exodeoxyribonuclease VII large subunit, encoding MGLNTSAEAPLPVGEVSRLIGGWIDRLGAVWVEGQITQLSRRPGAGVVFLTLRDPSYDISIGVTCYRQVFDAVADVVSEGARVVVHAKPEWYAPRGQLSLRAVEIKPVGIGELLARLEQLKRSLGAEGLFALDRKKPLPFLPQLVGLVVGRASAAERDVLENARRRWPAVRFEVRNVAVQGVKAVPQVVQAVKELDAHDGVDVIIVARGGGSVEDLLPFSDEQLIRAVADCRTPVVSAIGHEPDSPLLDLVADLRASTPTDAAKKVVPDVGEELDRVQGLRDRALRTVRGLLDREERGLAHALARPVMEHPQRMVELREDELDALLARSRRTLGHLLDRADSELSHTRARVRALSPAATMERGYAVLQRADGSVVRSPEEVAVDEELRARVAAGEFAVRRVVGPDA
- a CDS encoding exodeoxyribonuclease VII small subunit, encoding MAATTEEALGYEQARDELIEVVRRLETGGTTLEEALALWERGEELAKVCRRWLEGARARLDAAISSSEGDEAKDAAE
- a CDS encoding malonic semialdehyde reductase, producing the protein MTLALDSAAQDLLFREARTANTFTDEPVTDEQVQAIYDLVKFGPTAFNQSPLRITLVRSPEARERLVKHMAEGNQPKTAAAPLVAILSADNEFHEELPALFPHFPQAKDVFFSERPVREGAALLNAALQAAYFIVGVRAAGLAAGPMTGLDFAGVQKEFLDDDHTPLMVINIGKPGEDAWFPRSPRLAFDEVVTTV